The following are encoded together in the Parabacteroides chongii genome:
- a CDS encoding HU family DNA-binding protein: MSVRYKLVLRKDLSKDAPAGAQKYYASVNNNGTLPFKQMCQSIAAYSTASPGDVKVVLDGLMFFMKDALLRGEIVQMGEIGNFQINVGSTGTATAKEFKAALIRKPRIVFRPGVELKEILDKVSFERIDAETGSSSGGSDGEDDRPVIE, encoded by the coding sequence ATGTCAGTAAGGTACAAACTGGTCTTACGTAAGGACCTGTCGAAAGATGCTCCTGCGGGAGCACAAAAGTATTATGCATCCGTCAACAACAACGGTACGCTGCCTTTCAAGCAGATGTGTCAGTCGATCGCCGCCTATTCGACGGCTTCGCCCGGTGATGTGAAAGTGGTGCTGGACGGCTTGATGTTTTTCATGAAAGATGCCCTGTTGCGCGGCGAGATCGTGCAGATGGGGGAAATCGGGAATTTTCAGATCAACGTCGGCAGTACGGGGACGGCTACTGCCAAGGAATTTAAAGCCGCTCTGATTCGTAAGCCCCGTATCGTATTCCGTCCGGGCGTCGAATTGAAGGAGATTCTCGACAAAGTGAGCTTCGAACGCATCGATGCGGAAACCGGCTCTTCTTCCGGAGGCAGCGACGGTGAAGACGACCGCCCTGTGATTGAGTAA
- the ybaK gene encoding Cys-tRNA(Pro) deacylase: MKINKTNVARLLDKAKIAYQLVPYEVDENDLSAIHVAEQLGENIEQVFKTLILHGDKSGYFVCVIPGADEVDLKKAAKVSGNKKCEMIPVKELLPLTGYIRGGCSPIGMKKHFPTYIHQTAEQYEKIYISAGQRGLQVQIAPTDLIREVRAESADLIAEKEE, translated from the coding sequence ATGAAGATTAACAAAACGAATGTAGCCCGGCTGTTGGACAAAGCGAAGATTGCTTATCAGCTGGTTCCTTATGAAGTAGACGAAAATGATTTAAGTGCCATCCATGTGGCAGAGCAGTTAGGAGAAAATATCGAACAGGTCTTCAAGACACTGATCCTTCACGGGGATAAAAGCGGATATTTTGTCTGCGTAATTCCCGGAGCCGATGAAGTGGATCTCAAAAAGGCAGCTAAAGTATCCGGAAATAAAAAGTGTGAAATGATCCCTGTGAAAGAGTTACTGCCTCTGACCGGTTATATCCGCGGCGGATGTTCGCCCATAGGCATGAAGAAACATTTCCCTACCTATATTCATCAGACGGCAGAACAATATGAAAAGATATATATCAGTGCCGGCCAACGGGGATTACAGGTACAGATTGCCCCGACAGACCTGATTCGCGAAGTAAGAGCGGAGAGTGCGGATCTGATAGCCGAAAAAGAAGAGTGA
- a CDS encoding Tex family protein, translating to MTTSFNTLISQILNIPAGQVEKTIGLLNEGATIPFISRYRKEVTGGLDEVQIGNIKDQLDKLTELQKRKDTILSSIEEQGKLTPELKKRITESWDSTEIEDLYLPYKPKRVTKAEIARKKGLEPLAKIIMIQNEPNLLDRVKNFIKGEVKNAAEALQGARDIIAEWVNENEGARNAVRNSFSHTGIISSKVIKGKEEEGAKYRDYFDFSEPLNRCSSHRLLALRRGEAEGILRVSISPDVDTTLDRLKRRFVKGNNEVSDQVANAVDDSFKRLLKPSIETEFANLSKAKADEEAIRVFAENLQQLLLAPPLGQKRVLGVDPGYRTGCKLVCLDAQGNLLHNEAIYPHPPQNEKNKAAAKVSQLVSTYAIEAIAIGNGTASRETEQFITNIRYDRKVQVFVVSENGASIYSASKVARDEFPEYDVTVRGAVSIGRRLMDPLAELVKIDPKSIGVGQYQHDVDQSALKKSLDQTVESCVNRVGVNVNTASKHLLTYISGLGPTLAQNIVDYRAAHGPFQSRRELLKVPRMGEKAFEQSAGFLRIQGGKTPLDNSAVHPESYPIVEKMAKDLKCTVEELITNKELKKKLDLKKYITDKVGMPTLLDIMEELDKPGRDPRQAIQVFSFDPTVKTIEDLKEGQVLPGIVTNITNFGCFVDVGIKENGLVHISELADRFISDPTQVVSIHQHVKVKVLSVDLVRKRVQLSMKGL from the coding sequence ATGACAACATCATTCAATACACTGATATCACAGATATTGAACATTCCTGCCGGACAAGTCGAAAAGACAATCGGCCTGCTTAATGAAGGGGCTACGATCCCTTTTATCAGCCGTTACAGGAAAGAAGTTACCGGGGGACTGGACGAAGTCCAGATCGGAAACATCAAAGATCAGCTGGATAAGCTCACGGAACTCCAAAAGAGGAAAGACACCATATTAAGTTCCATAGAGGAACAGGGAAAGCTAACTCCCGAACTCAAAAAACGTATCACAGAATCCTGGGACAGCACGGAGATTGAAGACCTTTACCTGCCTTATAAACCCAAGCGGGTGACTAAAGCAGAGATTGCCCGCAAGAAAGGACTGGAGCCGCTTGCCAAGATCATCATGATTCAAAATGAGCCGAATCTGTTGGATAGAGTAAAAAACTTTATCAAAGGAGAAGTAAAAAATGCCGCAGAAGCCTTGCAAGGGGCACGCGATATTATTGCCGAATGGGTGAACGAAAATGAAGGGGCACGTAACGCCGTTCGTAACTCTTTCTCCCACACAGGAATCATTTCTTCCAAAGTCATCAAAGGGAAAGAAGAAGAAGGTGCCAAGTACCGGGACTATTTCGATTTCAGCGAACCACTGAACCGATGCAGTTCCCACCGCCTGCTGGCTTTGCGGCGCGGGGAAGCGGAAGGCATCCTCCGTGTCAGCATATCTCCGGATGTGGATACGACGCTCGACCGGCTGAAAAGACGTTTTGTAAAAGGAAACAATGAAGTCTCGGACCAGGTCGCCAACGCGGTGGACGATTCCTTTAAACGGCTTCTGAAACCTTCCATCGAAACGGAATTTGCCAATTTGAGTAAAGCGAAAGCCGATGAAGAAGCGATCCGTGTCTTTGCCGAGAACCTGCAACAACTGTTATTGGCTCCGCCATTAGGGCAAAAACGAGTGTTGGGAGTCGATCCGGGTTATCGTACCGGATGCAAATTAGTCTGCCTGGATGCCCAGGGAAATCTGCTGCATAACGAAGCGATCTATCCTCACCCACCTCAGAACGAGAAGAATAAAGCTGCCGCCAAAGTATCCCAGCTGGTATCGACATATGCCATCGAAGCCATTGCCATCGGCAACGGGACGGCAAGCCGCGAAACGGAGCAATTCATTACCAACATCCGTTACGACCGGAAAGTTCAGGTATTCGTTGTCAGCGAGAATGGTGCATCCATCTATTCGGCATCGAAAGTAGCGCGGGACGAATTTCCTGAATATGATGTGACGGTACGCGGTGCCGTCAGCATCGGTCGCCGGTTGATGGACCCGCTGGCGGAACTCGTGAAAATTGATCCCAAGAGTATCGGCGTCGGTCAGTATCAGCATGATGTAGATCAGTCCGCGCTGAAGAAAAGCCTGGATCAGACAGTAGAAAGCTGTGTGAACAGGGTGGGTGTCAACGTAAATACGGCAAGCAAGCATTTGCTTACCTATATCTCCGGTCTGGGACCGACATTGGCACAAAACATTGTCGACTACCGGGCAGCGCACGGTCCTTTCCAATCCCGGCGTGAACTGCTGAAAGTTCCCCGCATGGGCGAAAAGGCTTTCGAGCAGAGTGCCGGATTCCTCCGTATTCAGGGAGGGAAAACACCGCTCGACAATTCTGCCGTCCATCCGGAAAGTTATCCGATCGTGGAGAAAATGGCAAAGGACTTGAAATGCACTGTAGAAGAGCTGATCACGAATAAAGAATTAAAGAAAAAGCTGGACCTGAAAAAGTATATCACCGACAAAGTCGGTATGCCGACCCTGCTCGATATTATGGAAGAGCTGGATAAACCGGGCCGTGACCCACGCCAGGCTATTCAAGTGTTCTCTTTCGATCCGACGGTTAAAACGATCGAAGATTTGAAAGAAGGACAGGTTTTACCGGGAATCGTGACTAACATAACGAACTTTGGATGCTTCGTCGATGTTGGTATAAAAGAAAACGGACTGGTTCATATCTCAGAACTGGCAGACCGTTTCATCAGTGATCCGACACAGGTCGTATCCATCCACCAGCATGTAAAAGTGAAGGTATTGAGTGTGGATCTGGTCCGTAAACGGGTTCAGTTATCTATGAAAGGATTGTAA
- a CDS encoding glucosaminidase domain-containing protein yields the protein MVAQQINFVKKLLPAAVSAGAAFNMNPVAILSQAAFESGWGTSNLSEKYNNFFGLTAYGAANEYWHGGKTTIKAADYAMDFRRYDTCGNSFLDFARLIRNNYRSAWSVSDDIAAYAKEIAYSPYISELNGDDREVYRTSLVSIERTIRAVMAIIQ from the coding sequence ATGGTTGCACAACAAATCAATTTCGTAAAAAAACTCCTGCCGGCAGCCGTGTCGGCAGGAGCAGCTTTCAACATGAATCCGGTAGCTATCCTTTCGCAGGCGGCGTTCGAGAGCGGATGGGGAACCAGTAACCTGTCGGAAAAATATAATAACTTCTTCGGTCTGACAGCTTATGGAGCTGCCAACGAGTATTGGCATGGCGGGAAAACGACCATAAAGGCCGCCGATTACGCGATGGATTTCCGCCGCTACGATACGTGCGGGAACTCTTTCCTCGATTTCGCCCGGCTGATCCGTAACAACTACCGTTCCGCCTGGTCGGTGAGCGACGACATCGCTGCCTATGCTAAAGAGATTGCCTACAGCCCCTACATCAGCGAACTCAATGGCGACGACCGCGAGGTCTACCGAACTAGCCTCGTCAGTATCGAACGGACGATCCGGGCGGTGATGGCGATTATTCAGTGA